CTTTTCCAGCAAAGCTTttcttcaacttcttcttTGTTATATGGGGGTTCTATTTACCCCAGCAAACATCTCATGCCATCTAACAAGCCCACAACGAATCTGCATAAATGGTTGAAGAAATTAGTTAAATGGTACCTTTTTTGGGAAGAAGGTTGCTGGCAATAGCTCTTTGATTGTGGGTTAGACATAGTATATATCTTCAGTGTCTTTCTTGGATATCAGACCACAAATTGACTGCAATTCCAAATTGTGCTTCCCATTGGTTGCCTTTACATGCACTCTTCTTTCACTCCAATTTCGATCTAATTCCAATTATCACTTCTGTGCAACCTTACAGAGAGATGATTGTTTTCCATAGGGACGATGGGCAGCTTTGGGGAGGTGGGGTTGGGGTGGAttattttttacctttttctttaatttataaCTATatgattgtgttttttcaaatttatatgatGGGTGAAAAGATAAGGTGGGTGGGGAAATAGGACAGaggggtggaaatagcagcactcggTTTTTATAACCGAGGGTGTATGGTTTTTGAATAGAAAGTTATGGAACGATACTTTAAGAGAAAGTTCTCATCAACTACTTCTAGTTCGGATGATTCATTCATAGTTTTTGACAAACAAAAGATACTTCGTTTTTGCTGAATTTTATACACAAGATTTTACTCCCCGAGACTTCTTGACACTTGAAAATCAACTTGGGATTTATATTCATCATATGTGTACGTACGAGGAACGATTTTTCTCAATTGAAAGGGATTAGTAGCCTTGCAAGAAAAATGGTGGAGAAAAGGGTGCATAGAGcatttaattatgtttatttGCTTCTCACGTAAGTCTTAACTTTACCAATTACAACAACTTTTGTGGAGAGAGCATTTTTTGCTATAAATATTGTGAAAGGTCCACTTCGCAACAAAATAGGAGATCAATAGTTGAGTGATagcttacttttttatattgagAAAGACATGTATGCTTGTATTGATAATGAAACTACAATGCAACGTTTTCAGAATATAAAAACTCGTCGTAGAcaattgtaatgtgatttttttctattaattaTGAATGATAATAttatcgttttatttttttgagtctattttgtatataaatttttttaaaaaaaccttttaGATGTTAACccctgataaaaaaaattcttgaatCCGTCACTGATCATAGTTAATTATAAACACTTAACTCACGTTTGCTCGAAGTGATGTGGTCTACTAAAGAGTAATTTGggttgtttgttttggtttttcccttgagttcataaaaataataaaacaaaagaactctTCAGTTATGAAGAGGGGTTACAAATTTCCTctactttttccttttcttccgCCTTCAACCATGGACCAGTTCCTCCATTTGCGTTGAAAAGACTCAACAATTTGAGTCAAGAGGCGCACTATAACTTGCCTTTTACAAAGCAAGAAAAAGACCCGTCTTCgtcaaccaaagaaaaaggaagtttCCAGACAGGCTCCCTCGCCACGTGGCCTCTCTTTCTGGATTAAGAATCTTTGTAATATtggtaaccaaaaaaaaacaaaaaaaaatcatgaattaaaagcttatttatttatttaatatactTTCCAAGAAAGGCAACTCAATTCACACTGTGTGGgttctaaaaaaaaaccccctcatttatttcttaattcttgttactcttcttttttctcatcaCGTCTTAATTTCGACAGAAAAAGGTCACGTCTTAATTCTTTGGTCTTCCTCTCCATTtatacctctctctctctaaattcTCAGAGaaacctctctctccccaAATTCTCAGAAAATTCCCAGAGAAACCTCTGTGAAACCCTAACATGGCACTGCCCTCGGCTCCAGACGCTGACCATAACTCGGCTAATCTGGATCATGGCgatttcaaattcaatgcGGAGTTGGACGGCCTGGCGATCCCTCCTCTCGACCCACAGTTTTTCTCATCGGACGACGGGATGGCCACCGTGCCGTCCGATACGTTCATGTCCGATCTCGGATTTGGGTTCGGTTCCGATGACAATTGCGACTTCGAGCTCACCTTCGACGACTTGGACAACCTCTACCTCCCATCGGAAGCCGATGACTTCCTCATCCCCGACGGCTTAGATCCCGGCGGTACTGCGTTGAATTCGGGGTCTCCTGAATCGGGTAGCTCCGCAATATCAATTTCCGGCGATGATAAGGGGGGTTCCGATGTCTCCAGGTTTCTGAATTGTCCCTCATCAAACGAGTCTTCTGAAAATTCCAATGGACCTGAGAATTCCGGCGGGCCTGAAAATTCCGGTGGGGCTGTGTCGTCTCAGGGCTCTGGGATTTCGGAGGCAGTTAACTCCACTTGGCATTCTGGAAATTCGGGTAATTCTGTTTCGTCCAATGCCATTTCTGATGCGGATGATGAGAAGGTTAAGATGGAGGACGAAATTACGAAAAATTGCCTtgtgaaaaggaagaaagtgaGTGACGAAGGCAACGTGGAGTCGAGAAGTGCCAAATATCGGAGGTCAGACAACAACAACGCTTCTGTGGATGCGAATGCGAATGGGAATgatgaggaagagaagaggaaggccAGGTTGATGAGGAACAGAGAGAGTGCTCAGCTTTCTAGGCAGAGGAAGAAGCATTATGTCGAGGAGCTTGAGGATAAGGTGAGGGCAATGCATTCCACTATTGCTGATTTGAATACTAGGATTTCATATGTTATGGCCGAAAATGCCACCTTGAAGCAGCAATTGTGCAGTGGTAGCGGCGCCATGTGCCCGCCACCACCACATGCAGGGATGCACCCTCATCCGCCCATGCCACCAATGGCTTATCCATGGATGCCCTATTCGCCCTATGTTGTGAAGCCACAAGGGTCCCAGGGCCTTTTGGTACCCATTCCTCGATTAAAATCCCAGCAGCCAGTGGCTGCGCCCAAGTCCAAAAAGTCGGAAACTAAGAAGACTGAGGGTAAAACtaagaaggttgctagcattaGTTTTCTGGGTCTGTTGTTTTTTATCTTGCTTTTTGGTGGACTTGTTCCTATGgtgaatgtttattttggtGGTGTAACGGACAGAGGTCCTGGTGGGTCTGCCTATGTTAGTGATAGGTTCTATGATAAAAGCAGAGTGAGGGTTCTAACAGTTCATAGTAATTTGAATGGATCTGAAGAAAATATAGGTTCAGGAATATCTGGGGGCAAATTTGATATCTCTAACAAAATTCATCATGAGAGGGGTCATATGCggaaagaaaaggaatgtGGGCAGAAAGAACAAGGGTCACAACCAATACCAGTTTGTGATGAATTTGTTCGTCTGGGCAATACTAGTGGCGAGCCACTTGTTGCTTCTTTGTATGTTCCAAGAAATGATAGGCTTGTCAAGATTGATGGAAACTTGATTATTCATTCGGTCCTGGCCAGTGAGAAAGCCATGGCATCCCATGGGCattctgaaaagaaaaatagtagGGAGACTGGTTTGGCTGTGTCTAAAGATTTAGTTTCAGCATTAGCTATTCCTGAAGCTGGAGGCAACAGAGGGAGAGTTTCTCCCTTATACAGAAATTCTGCTGGACCACACAAGGCTCTTACAGCTGGTTCGACTGATGTTTCGAAGGACCATAAGAAGTCAACTGCAGCTGATGGTAAACTGCAACAGTGGTTCCGCGAAGGTCTTGCAGGTAATAATATTGTGTCTGGTGTCTCTGGTACTTTAGATTGTACTTAGTGCATGCCTAACACGTTTATGATTTGTTTGCTTTCTTGACAAATTTACATTCATCTTTTATTAGATCAAGTAGCTATTATCACTGACGAGGGCTAATAGTTGTGTAGCTGAGTCTGGTGACAGACTTTGAACTCTATAGGTAGTCAATAGTAAGTGCAACCGTGCGAGTAACAGAATATTACTTGGTTTGAGGCTTTGTAAAATGAACCTTTTagttcaaccaaaaaaattgaaccttttcttttggtttttttgcaAGGTACATGAACTTTGAAATTAGTAAAATCGACTTTGTTTGTagtataattaaaatattttgtgaGGCTATGAGCTAGTTGATATAATCAAGTATATTGTTATAAAGTGGAAGTTGGCCCTTGATGTTTAGCTTCAAGTACAACTCCCAAAGACTactaaaataccaaaaaactTGTGAGTATCTCattaaaaactaaagaaattaaatagcACAGCAACATCTCATTGAATAGTAAGAGCTGTACCTTCCTAAGACCCAAATAACTGCTCCTAATAAGACTTGACATAAAATCTTAGATTGACACTTAACttacatgtttatttatttttattgactGACTATCATGGGCATTTCATTTTAAGACGAATGTAGCCTTATTGTTAGATTTTGGCCAATGGGCTTAATCTTTGGTTTCcaaaatatttcttttctaaCCAAGCTGTGGTCAGCATCACTTCCGTCAattaatacatatgtatatcttTATAATTTGTGAGTATTAGTGTTTTGAGGAGCCAATTCCATTTTTAATGATTGTATATTTCTCTCGAATTATTtggttttccttctctttaatATTTCACTGATGCACATGTTTTCATAATAGGAATTTTGAACTTgcaaattattttgatttttccaGTCAATGGTTAATATTGAGTAGTATTTATAtggaataaataaattcttagTTTCACAGGTTGGAGGATGAACTGTATGTTTTTTTCAAGATAATCTGGAGGATTTATTGGTAAACTGCAGGATGCATTGATATATGACTTTGCATCTGCTGCTTGCTTCTAGTGCCCTTTATTGTATCATTTTGGTTTGTAGATTTACTGTCCATTGCCCTTCCTTTGTTGTTGCTCATATCAAGCATTTCGTTACAAACTTCATTACtgatttcatatatatattctgcAGGACCAATGTTGAGTTCGGGAATGTGCACTGAAGTGTTCCAGTTTGATGTCTCTGCCGCTTCCCCTTCAGGAGGTATAATTCCTGCATCTTCAGTTTCCAATGTTTCTGAACACCGTCAGAATACTACAGAGCTTAACAGGGGAAGGAATAGGAGGATCCTCCGTGGTCTCGCAATTCCCCTTGCTGGATCCAATCATAATGTTACTGAAGAAAATGTGACAAGAAATCCACCAAACAACAGCCTGCCGAGTAATAGATCTGTATCTTCGTCCATGGTTGTCTCTGTTCTTGTTGATCCTAGAGAGGCTGGTGATATTGACGTGGATGGCATGATCAAACCGAAATCACTTTCCCGCATTTTCGTTGTGGTGCTTTTAGACAGTGTGAAGTATGTCACCTACTCATGCGTGCTCCCTCGATCTGGTCCTCACCTTGTGACTACTTGAACATGGAGAATTGGTTTTGGAGTTTAAGATGACAACTACATCTAATTTTAGAAGCTCCCAGTTTTGTATATAACAGAAGAATTAACTGCTCCTATGAGATCCTTAACTTCCTTTGGGAGGTTGGATTGTATGCCTTTGTTGTGGTAGAAAACAATGTTTCAAATAACTGTATCATTAGTGTTAGTGTGTGCGTATGGTTCTGTGCGCCTGAAACCCCTAAACAGACATTTTAATGacattttatgttctttttcaAACGGCCCGGGATCAGGGAGTGACTATGTTATGTATGCAGCGCTATATTCATGATGGATGATGATCAAATTTATgcttattttataacaaaggGTGAAAAGTagtctaaaataaaattcgtGTTTTCCTGCAGTGTTTGTTGCCTGAAGCAAATAGTTAGTTTCAAATTGTTTGGCAGTGCCAATTTCATCTGCACTGTGTAAGTGTAGGCGGACACAAACGCACGCACACCCGCACATTctctgtgtgttttttttttgggtcgaaaaCAGAAACACATTCTCTTACAAACTCAaccattgttttgttttgttttttaaatgtttttggGTAGATTGTTTGACTTTGAATCTTATGTGTGGTTCTTCAGGCCGTTTCTTTGGTTCCCCTTGGTCTCTGAAAGAGTCTAAAAAAGTGGTAGTtgtgtttacaccataatcaacTGAGCATATCCAGCATCAAAACGACTAGTACCAAGGAGGACGCGCCTTCTCCCTTTGCTGAAATATCCCAAAAGGACACACAGACAAATTCCTAGGAAGTGATTGACATAACTGCCGAAGGAATACACTCTTCCGAAGCGGcagacacctgccgaagctcccGACTGCCGAACCTAATCTCCAAGGACACGTGTCACCACCACAGCAACTTGTACAAAGTGAAACATCGAAACTTTATGCAAAACT
Above is a window of Prunus persica cultivar Lovell chromosome G2, Prunus_persica_NCBIv2, whole genome shotgun sequence DNA encoding:
- the LOC18785478 gene encoding bZIP transcription factor 17 codes for the protein MALPSAPDADHNSANLDHGDFKFNAELDGLAIPPLDPQFFSSDDGMATVPSDTFMSDLGFGFGSDDNCDFELTFDDLDNLYLPSEADDFLIPDGLDPGGTALNSGSPESGSSAISISGDDKGGSDVSRFLNCPSSNESSENSNGPENSGGPENSGGAVSSQGSGISEAVNSTWHSGNSGNSVSSNAISDADDEKVKMEDEITKNCLVKRKKVSDEGNVESRSAKYRRSDNNNASVDANANGNDEEEKRKARLMRNRESAQLSRQRKKHYVEELEDKVRAMHSTIADLNTRISYVMAENATLKQQLCSGSGAMCPPPPHAGMHPHPPMPPMAYPWMPYSPYVVKPQGSQGLLVPIPRLKSQQPVAAPKSKKSETKKTEGKTKKVASISFLGLLFFILLFGGLVPMVNVYFGGVTDRGPGGSAYVSDRFYDKSRVRVLTVHSNLNGSEENIGSGISGGKFDISNKIHHERGHMRKEKECGQKEQGSQPIPVCDEFVRLGNTSGEPLVASLYVPRNDRLVKIDGNLIIHSVLASEKAMASHGHSEKKNSRETGLAVSKDLVSALAIPEAGGNRGRVSPLYRNSAGPHKALTAGSTDVSKDHKKSTAADGKLQQWFREGLAGPMLSSGMCTEVFQFDVSAASPSGGIIPASSVSNVSEHRQNTTELNRGRNRRILRGLAIPLAGSNHNVTEENVTRNPPNNSLPSNRSVSSSMVVSVLVDPREAGDIDVDGMIKPKSLSRIFVVVLLDSVKYVTYSCVLPRSGPHLVTT